Proteins co-encoded in one Polaromonas vacuolata genomic window:
- a CDS encoding acyl-CoA synthetase, with protein sequence MPGIFDHDLSRNAANYAALSPLSFVQRAAEVYPQRLAVVHGDLRRTWSELFGRCRQLASALARCGVVKGDTVAVMLPNTPPMVEAHFGIPASGAVLNALNTRLDAKTIAFMLDHGEAKVLIVDPEFSLLMQAALALRESTKPLHIIDVEDDLYLGASQRLGSQTYEEFLATGDVEHEWLMPSDEWDAIALNYTSGTTGNPKGVVYHHRGATLNALSNILEWDMPKHAVYLWTLPMFHCNGWCFPWTVAARAGVNVCLRRVDAASVFSAIAAHGVTHYCAAPIVHGMLVNAPAAQKLGLPKGVKAMVAGAAPPASMIEGMESLGFELTHVYGLTEVYGPATVCAAQQGWELLDIGERAMLNARQGVRYHLEADVRVLDPLTMLPVPLNGQTMGEIMFCGNIAMKGYLKNPSATAEAFAGGWFHSGDLAVTYPDGYIKIKDRSKDIIISGGENISSIEVEDILYRHPDVLAAAVVAKPDARWGETPCAFIELKAGATVTDAEIVTHCKKHLAAFKVPRAVVFGELPKTSTGKIQKFELRKLAGSALAFEA encoded by the coding sequence ATGCCAGGCATTTTTGATCATGATCTCTCTCGCAATGCGGCCAATTACGCCGCCTTGTCGCCACTTTCCTTTGTCCAGCGTGCCGCAGAGGTCTACCCGCAGCGCCTAGCTGTCGTGCATGGCGATCTGCGCCGCACTTGGTCTGAGTTGTTTGGCCGATGCCGCCAACTCGCCAGTGCATTGGCGCGCTGCGGTGTGGTCAAGGGCGATACGGTGGCGGTCATGCTGCCCAATACACCGCCTATGGTGGAGGCGCACTTTGGCATTCCGGCCAGCGGCGCGGTGCTCAATGCACTGAACACTAGGTTGGACGCCAAAACCATTGCCTTCATGCTCGATCACGGCGAGGCCAAGGTATTAATTGTTGACCCCGAGTTCTCGCTGTTGATGCAGGCCGCGCTCGCCCTGCGCGAATCGACCAAGCCACTTCACATCATCGATGTAGAAGATGATTTATACCTAGGCGCCAGCCAGCGTCTGGGTAGCCAGACCTACGAAGAATTTCTCGCCACCGGGGACGTTGAACATGAATGGTTGATGCCAAGCGATGAGTGGGACGCGATTGCGCTTAACTACACCAGCGGCACCACGGGCAACCCCAAGGGCGTGGTTTACCACCACCGCGGTGCCACCCTCAACGCGCTGTCCAATATTCTTGAGTGGGATATGCCCAAGCATGCGGTCTACCTCTGGACCTTGCCTATGTTTCACTGCAATGGCTGGTGCTTTCCGTGGACAGTGGCGGCGCGCGCCGGTGTCAATGTCTGCTTGCGCCGGGTTGATGCGGCCTCGGTTTTCTCGGCGATTGCTGCGCATGGTGTGACGCACTACTGCGCTGCGCCGATTGTTCACGGCATGCTGGTGAATGCGCCTGCTGCGCAAAAGCTGGGCCTGCCAAAAGGCGTGAAAGCGATGGTGGCTGGCGCTGCGCCGCCGGCTTCCATGATTGAGGGCATGGAGTCACTAGGTTTTGAATTGACCCATGTCTACGGTTTGACCGAGGTCTACGGACCGGCCACGGTTTGTGCTGCTCAGCAGGGCTGGGAATTGTTAGATATTGGTGAGCGCGCCATGCTTAACGCGCGTCAAGGTGTGCGTTACCACCTTGAAGCTGATGTGCGTGTGCTCGACCCTTTGACTATGCTGCCGGTGCCGCTGAACGGTCAGACCATGGGTGAGATTATGTTTTGCGGCAACATTGCTATGAAGGGCTATCTTAAAAATCCAAGCGCTACTGCAGAAGCTTTTGCTGGCGGTTGGTTCCACAGCGGGGACTTGGCCGTGACCTATCCGGATGGCTATATCAAGATCAAGGATAGAAGCAAGGACATCATCATCTCGGGCGGCGAGAATATTTCTTCAATTGAGGTCGAAGATATTTTGTACCGTCACCCCGATGTGCTCGCCGCGGCTGTAGTGGCCAAACCGGATGCGCGCTGGGGCGAGACACCTTGCGCCTTTATTGAACTTAAAGCGGGTGCTACGGTGACTGACGCGGAAATCGTTACGCATTGCAAAAAACATCTGGCCGCTTTTAAAGTGCCGCGCGCCGTGGTGTTTGGTGAGTTGCCTAAAACGTCTACCGGCAAGATTCAGAAGTTTGAGCTGCGTAAGCTGGCCGGTTCGGCTTTGGCTTTTGAGGCTTAA
- a CDS encoding histone deacetylase, with product MQAFYADNFVLPLPIGHRFPMAKYALLRDRMLLELPAVELIQAPSASDGELALVHTPTYINAISQGLLDASAQREIGFPWSLAMAERSRRSVGASLAAARQAIGLGNPAGPAGLAANLAGGTHHAYADKGSGFCVFNDVAVAARLMQAEWARHYRHLRPPLKVAIVDLDVHQGNGTAKIFANDDSVFTLSLHGEKNFPFRKESSDLDVELPDGCTDSAYLQALEHALDELARRFEPGLVLFVAGADPFIGDRLGRLSLSYDGLEARERRVFDWAWQRRVPLAFCMAGGYATDIHQTVQVQMNTYRVALEYAKRWQNSGQ from the coding sequence TTGCAAGCTTTTTATGCCGATAACTTTGTGTTGCCACTGCCTATAGGCCATCGCTTTCCTATGGCTAAATACGCTTTGCTGCGGGATCGCATGTTGCTTGAGTTACCCGCCGTCGAGCTGATTCAAGCACCCTCCGCCAGCGATGGCGAGCTAGCGCTGGTTCACACTCCCACTTATATAAACGCCATCAGCCAAGGCTTGCTCGATGCCTCAGCGCAGCGCGAGATCGGCTTCCCCTGGAGTTTGGCCATGGCTGAGCGATCGCGGCGCTCAGTGGGCGCTAGTCTTGCTGCGGCGCGTCAAGCCATCGGTTTGGGAAACCCCGCAGGGCCCGCGGGTTTGGCTGCGAATCTGGCTGGCGGCACGCATCACGCCTACGCCGACAAAGGCAGTGGTTTTTGTGTCTTTAACGATGTGGCGGTCGCGGCCCGCTTGATGCAGGCTGAATGGGCTCGCCATTACCGTCATTTACGCCCGCCTTTGAAGGTGGCCATTGTTGACCTCGATGTCCATCAGGGCAATGGCACAGCCAAAATCTTTGCGAACGACGACAGTGTTTTTACCTTGTCGCTGCACGGCGAGAAGAATTTTCCCTTCCGCAAAGAGAGCAGTGACCTCGATGTAGAGCTGCCCGACGGCTGCACTGACTCGGCCTATTTACAAGCGCTAGAACACGCTCTGGACGAGTTGGCGCGACGCTTTGAGCCCGGCTTGGTGCTTTTTGTTGCTGGCGCCGATCCTTTTATAGGCGACAGGTTAGGGCGTTTGTCTTTGAGCTACGACGGTTTGGAAGCGCGCGAGCGGCGCGTCTTCGACTGGGCTTGGCAACGCCGCGTACCGCTGGCCTTTTGTATGGCTGGCGGTTACGCCACCGATATCCATCAAACCGTGCAAGTTCAAATGAACACCTACCGAGTCGCGCTAGAGTACGCCAAGCGCTGGCAAAATAGCGGCCAATGA
- a CDS encoding gamma-glutamyltransferase family protein: MKKMLLCSALALAYTLSAQAQVNTQTQTPNIQPEAASGYSAKTGHNSAKFSVAAANPLATQAGYDILKKGGSAVDAAIAVQMVLGLVEPQSSGLGGGAFLLHFDGKTVEAFDGRETAPTEADENLLLSKDGQPMPFYTAVVGGLSVGTPGAVRMLELAHQQHGKLPWASLFEPAIELAEQGFEISPRLYSLLADEKYLYANDAQAASYFYLSNGQPRPIGSRLRNPALADILRQIAEGGSKALLEGVIAQSIVAKVQGHATNPGKLSLADLSNYRAKQRDPLCSDYSASGKSYVVCGMPPPSSGALTVAQILGLLSYTNAANLQLSSGKDGLTSGNAPAPSSDWLHLYNQAARLAFADRNQYIADPDFVAPPAGSWTSLLAPNYLNQRAKLIAQSPGSAPLKNAIAGQPQGANLVYAPMAEQSEYGTSHISVIDAAGNALAMTTTIESQFGARLMVDGGTGKAGGFLLNNELTDFSFAPRDANGTPVANRVEAGKRPRSSMAPTLVFDKDSGKLLVSAGSPGGALIIHFVAKTLYGSLNWGLDVQQAINLPNFGSTGGALMLEENRFSPAAIEALRDRGTVVNEINMTSGLQAIQTLSQGFFGAADPRREGLVLGD; the protein is encoded by the coding sequence ATGAAAAAAATGTTGCTCTGCAGTGCGCTAGCACTGGCTTACACACTGTCTGCCCAAGCCCAAGTCAATACCCAGACTCAAACACCGAACATTCAACCTGAGGCCGCATCGGGTTACAGCGCCAAAACGGGTCATAACAGCGCAAAATTCTCTGTTGCAGCGGCCAACCCGTTGGCAACCCAAGCGGGTTACGATATTTTAAAAAAAGGCGGTAGCGCTGTTGACGCGGCAATTGCCGTGCAAATGGTGCTGGGCTTGGTAGAGCCGCAGTCTAGCGGTCTAGGCGGTGGTGCATTTTTGCTGCATTTTGACGGTAAGACTGTAGAAGCCTTTGATGGCCGCGAAACGGCACCAACGGAAGCGGATGAAAATTTATTGCTGAGTAAAGACGGCCAACCTATGCCGTTTTATACGGCCGTGGTCGGCGGCCTATCGGTCGGCACGCCTGGCGCAGTGCGTATGTTGGAGCTGGCCCACCAGCAGCACGGAAAGCTGCCATGGGCCAGTCTTTTCGAGCCCGCCATTGAACTTGCCGAGCAAGGTTTTGAGATTAGCCCACGTCTTTATTCGCTGCTGGCAGATGAGAAATATCTCTACGCTAACGACGCGCAAGCGGCCAGCTATTTCTACCTTAGCAATGGCCAGCCGCGTCCAATTGGCAGCCGACTGCGCAACCCGGCCTTGGCCGACATACTGCGCCAAATTGCCGAGGGCGGCTCTAAAGCTTTGCTAGAAGGCGTAATTGCACAGTCCATAGTGGCCAAGGTGCAAGGCCATGCGACAAATCCCGGAAAACTTAGCTTGGCCGATTTGTCTAACTATCGAGCCAAACAGCGCGACCCGCTGTGCTCAGACTACAGCGCAAGCGGCAAAAGCTATGTGGTTTGCGGCATGCCGCCACCTAGCTCGGGCGCGCTGACTGTGGCCCAGATTTTGGGTTTATTAAGTTATACCAATGCAGCGAATTTACAGCTCTCCAGCGGCAAAGACGGACTAACAAGTGGCAATGCACCCGCGCCCTCCTCCGACTGGTTGCATCTTTATAACCAAGCTGCAAGGCTGGCCTTTGCGGATCGGAACCAATACATTGCCGACCCAGATTTTGTCGCACCACCGGCCGGTAGTTGGACCAGTCTGCTGGCACCTAACTATCTGAACCAGCGTGCCAAACTGATCGCCCAGTCGCCTGGGTCTGCACCACTCAAAAACGCTATAGCCGGTCAACCCCAAGGGGCTAATTTGGTATACGCGCCCATGGCGGAGCAAAGTGAATACGGCACCTCGCACATCAGCGTCATTGACGCAGCCGGCAATGCGCTGGCCATGACAACCACGATTGAAAGTCAGTTTGGTGCGCGCCTGATGGTGGACGGTGGCACGGGGAAAGCCGGCGGTTTTTTACTCAACAACGAATTGACCGACTTTAGCTTTGCCCCCCGCGACGCCAATGGCACACCGGTCGCTAACCGAGTAGAGGCGGGTAAAAGGCCGCGTTCCTCGATGGCACCAACGCTGGTGTTTGACAAGGACAGCGGCAAGTTACTAGTGAGCGCCGGCAGCCCAGGCGGCGCCCTCATCATTCACTTTGTGGCCAAGACCTTGTATGGCAGCTTGAACTGGGGTTTAGATGTTCAGCAGGCCATCAACTTGCCTAACTTTGGCTCTACCGGCGGGGCTTTGATGCTGGAGGAAAACCGTTTCTCGCCGGCCGCAATCGAGGCCTTGCGAGACCGCGGCACGGTGGTCAACGAAATCAATATGACCAGCGGATTGCAGGCCATACAAACCCTTAGTCAAGGATTTTTTGGTGCCGCTGATCCACGGCGTGAGGGCCTTGTGCTGGGGGACTAA
- a CDS encoding nitroreductase codes for MNLNEPTHFDNPVDAAIDSRQSMREFLPDAVPKASIEHLLELASRAPSGTNTQPWKVYVLQGASRNTLVDKVCAAHDALRADPSLASQYCEEYDYYPEKWISPYIDRRRENGWGLYGLLGITKGDKDKMHAQHQRNYRFFDAPVGLMFTLDRQMGRGSLLDYGMFMQNLMVAARGHGLHSCPQAAWNGFSSIILPHLGANPNEMLVCGMALGFADETALVNTYRTPRVAAGEFTTWLE; via the coding sequence ATGAATTTAAACGAGCCCACTCATTTTGATAACCCAGTTGACGCAGCCATAGACAGCCGCCAGTCTATGCGTGAGTTCTTACCCGACGCAGTGCCCAAAGCCAGTATTGAGCATTTGCTTGAACTGGCTAGCCGCGCACCCTCGGGTACCAACACCCAGCCGTGGAAGGTCTATGTGCTGCAGGGTGCTAGCCGTAACACCTTGGTCGATAAGGTTTGCGCTGCCCACGATGCACTGCGCGCCGACCCAAGCCTGGCGTCACAATACTGTGAAGAGTACGACTACTATCCCGAAAAATGGATCTCACCCTATATCGACAGACGCCGGGAAAATGGCTGGGGTCTATATGGTTTGCTGGGTATCACCAAGGGCGATAAGGACAAGATGCATGCCCAGCACCAGCGCAACTACCGCTTTTTTGATGCGCCGGTTGGGTTGATGTTCACGCTAGACCGTCAAATGGGCCGCGGCTCGCTGTTGGATTACGGCATGTTTATGCAAAACCTTATGGTCGCTGCCCGCGGCCACGGCTTACACAGTTGCCCACAAGCGGCTTGGAATGGTTTTTCCAGCATCATCTTGCCGCACTTGGGTGCCAACCCCAACGAGATGCTGGTTTGCGGCATGGCTTTGGGTTTTGCGGATGAAACCGCGCTGGTCAACACCTACCGCACGCCACGCGTTGCGGCCGGTGAATTCACCACTTGGCTGGAGTGA
- a CDS encoding 3-hydroxyacyl-CoA dehydrogenase has product MEIIGKVFIVTGGASGLGEGTVRMLVGNGAKVVIADMQAEKGQMIADELGSHVAFVKCDVSQEADGMAVVAKAVSMGKLMGLINCAGIAPAEKTVGKNGAHSLAVFSKTITVNLIGSFNMIRLAADAMCKNEAESTGERGVMISTASVAAYDGQIGQAAYSASKGGIVGMTLPIARDLARNGIRNMTIAPGIFGTPMMFGMPQEVQDSLAASVPFPSRLGTPQDYAKLAQHIIENDMLNGEVIRLDGAIRLAPR; this is encoded by the coding sequence ATGGAAATCATAGGCAAGGTATTTATCGTCACAGGCGGCGCATCTGGCTTGGGAGAAGGCACGGTTCGCATGTTGGTTGGCAATGGCGCAAAGGTTGTGATTGCCGACATGCAGGCTGAAAAAGGTCAGATGATTGCCGATGAGCTGGGCTCGCATGTGGCTTTTGTCAAATGCGACGTGAGCCAAGAAGCTGACGGCATGGCTGTCGTCGCCAAAGCGGTATCCATGGGCAAATTGATGGGGCTGATTAACTGTGCCGGTATTGCACCGGCTGAAAAAACCGTCGGCAAAAACGGTGCACACAGTTTGGCGGTGTTTAGTAAAACCATTACCGTCAATTTGATTGGTAGCTTTAATATGATTCGCTTGGCAGCTGATGCCATGTGCAAAAACGAGGCTGAAAGCACGGGTGAGCGCGGCGTGATGATCTCCACTGCTTCGGTTGCCGCTTATGACGGTCAGATTGGTCAAGCCGCTTACAGCGCATCTAAGGGCGGTATTGTTGGCATGACGCTGCCGATTGCACGCGACTTAGCGCGTAATGGCATACGCAATATGACGATAGCACCGGGTATTTTTGGCACACCTATGATGTTTGGTATGCCGCAAGAAGTGCAAGATTCCTTAGCCGCATCTGTCCCCTTTCCTAGCCGTTTGGGCACGCCGCAAGACTATGCCAAGCTGGCCCAGCACATCATTGAAAACGATATGCTGAACGGCGAAGTTATTCGCCTGGACGGCGCGATTCGTCTGGCACCACGCTAA
- the dnaG gene encoding DNA primase: MSIPQSFIQELLARADVVDIVGRFVQLKKGGANFMGLCPFHGEKSPSFSVSPAKQFYHCFGCGKNGNAISFLMDHAGMTFVESVKDLAQQYGLQVPEDDVSQQDRARAAQAREQQATLTSVLEKAAQGYIKSLRGSEKAINYFKSRGLSGEVAKTFGLGYAPEGWRGLASVFPDYNDSLLVESGLVITGEAGEENAQGEAKRYDRFRDRVMFPIRNVKGECIGFGGRVLNDEKPKYLNSPETPVFSKGRELYGLFEARTALREHGYALVTEGYMDVVALAQMGFANTVATLGTACTAEHVQKLFRFTDAVVFSFDGDSAGRRAARKALDAALPFASDVRSVKFLFLPAEHDPDSFIRAHGKDGFAEYVKKATPLSKFMLEAAADGCELDSAEGRARMASNARPLWGLLPDGALKRQLLAEIAEQVLIDIRDLMDLWQPANAKPGYNTGVKTSFKTGIKNSPFKKTTQSRMQTGSIQEEPPAYYPDDMGHYAMEPGPESSFETSSYFANPPIDAPGASSQPYYPNIDRSASAKRAPRRSTGRLMPASREDRVLRLLLTEPQAWDRLSSDEHALLTSLPTPHGPLFSWLESQLHEHGPQPWAALREGLREHQHEQHATAQIAQIPEGIEGDWTEVRSILDQLLKLRDQREMNELAARAATDPAALERYRELAARLMKIGSAK; encoded by the coding sequence GTGTCTATACCCCAATCATTTATCCAAGAATTGCTTGCCCGCGCCGATGTGGTCGACATCGTTGGGCGCTTTGTGCAGCTAAAAAAAGGCGGCGCCAATTTCATGGGCTTATGCCCGTTTCATGGCGAGAAATCACCCTCTTTTAGCGTCAGTCCAGCGAAACAGTTTTACCACTGCTTTGGCTGCGGCAAAAACGGCAATGCGATTAGTTTTTTGATGGATCACGCCGGTATGACATTTGTCGAATCGGTGAAGGATTTAGCCCAGCAATACGGTCTGCAAGTGCCAGAAGACGACGTCTCACAGCAAGACCGTGCCCGCGCCGCCCAAGCCCGAGAGCAGCAAGCAACGCTGACCAGCGTGCTAGAAAAAGCCGCGCAAGGCTATATCAAAAGTCTGCGCGGCTCAGAAAAAGCGATTAACTACTTTAAAAGCCGAGGCCTGTCCGGCGAAGTCGCCAAGACCTTTGGCCTAGGCTATGCGCCCGAAGGCTGGCGCGGCTTAGCCAGTGTTTTCCCCGACTACAACGATAGCCTGTTGGTCGAGAGTGGTCTGGTCATCACCGGTGAAGCCGGCGAAGAAAATGCTCAAGGCGAAGCCAAACGCTACGACCGTTTTCGTGACCGGGTGATGTTTCCGATCCGCAATGTCAAAGGTGAATGCATAGGCTTTGGCGGACGCGTTCTCAACGACGAAAAACCCAAATACCTGAACTCGCCAGAAACCCCAGTGTTTAGCAAAGGCCGTGAGCTCTACGGCCTGTTTGAAGCCCGCACCGCCCTGCGCGAACACGGCTATGCGCTAGTGACTGAAGGCTATATGGACGTGGTGGCACTGGCCCAAATGGGATTTGCCAACACCGTTGCCACACTTGGCACGGCTTGCACCGCAGAGCATGTGCAAAAACTGTTTCGTTTTACCGACGCAGTGGTGTTTAGCTTTGACGGCGACAGCGCAGGGCGGCGCGCAGCCCGCAAGGCCTTAGACGCCGCTCTGCCGTTTGCCAGCGATGTGCGCAGCGTTAAGTTTTTGTTTCTGCCCGCCGAACACGACCCGGATAGCTTTATCCGCGCGCACGGCAAAGACGGCTTTGCCGAGTACGTCAAAAAGGCCACGCCGCTGTCGAAATTTATGCTCGAAGCGGCAGCGGACGGCTGCGAACTCGACAGCGCTGAAGGCCGTGCACGTATGGCCAGTAACGCCAGACCGTTGTGGGGCTTGCTGCCCGACGGCGCGCTCAAGCGACAGTTGCTGGCTGAAATCGCTGAGCAAGTCCTGATTGACATTCGTGACTTGATGGACTTATGGCAACCCGCCAACGCTAAGCCGGGCTACAACACGGGCGTGAAAACGAGTTTTAAAACCGGGATAAAAAACAGCCCGTTTAAAAAAACCACGCAGTCCAGAATGCAAACCGGCTCAATCCAAGAAGAGCCGCCGGCCTACTATCCTGACGACATGGGCCACTACGCCATGGAACCCGGCCCAGAAAGCAGCTTTGAAACCAGTAGCTACTTTGCCAATCCACCGATTGATGCACCCGGCGCCAGCTCGCAGCCCTACTACCCCAACATAGACCGCAGCGCTTCAGCCAAACGCGCACCGCGCCGCAGCACGGGTCGCCTGATGCCAGCTAGCCGAGAAGACCGCGTGCTACGCCTTTTATTAACCGAACCGCAGGCATGGGACCGACTCAGCAGCGACGAGCACGCACTACTCACCAGCCTGCCAACCCCGCACGGGCCATTGTTTTCGTGGCTAGAAAGCCAGTTGCATGAACACGGCCCTCAGCCTTGGGCCGCGCTGCGAGAAGGCCTCAGAGAACACCAGCACGAGCAGCACGCAACCGCGCAAATCGCCCAGATCCCGGAAGGCATTGAAGGCGACTGGACGGAGGTGCGCAGCATACTCGACCAGCTGCTCAAACTCAGAGACCAGCGCGAAATGAACGAGCTCGCTGCCAGAGCCGCTACCGACCCAGCCGCCCTTGAACGCTACCGCGAACTAGCCGCCAGGCTGATGAAAATCGGCTCAGCCAAATAA
- a CDS encoding patatin-like phospholipase family protein yields the protein MQYPFFFSAICFKRLFAGLLAGFCLLLVACSSLPGFSSPASVLVAPHEAIKKPLRIGLALGGGAARGFAHVGVIEVLEEAGFKPQLVVGTSAGSLVAAIYASGKTGPQLRQTALTMEEVAITDWMLPIIGRGMFRGDALARYVNELTGGKSIENMPMALGIVATDLNSGKPVLFQRGDTGTAVRASSAVPAVFVPVKINGREYVDGGLVAPVPVHFARQMGADVVIAVDISNPPETNPANDTLQILLQTFAIMGNVINQYELKDADIVVKPSQVGLKSADFSARQRAIDAGRSAMLAALPALRARIQDFSASSR from the coding sequence ATGCAATACCCATTTTTCTTTTCTGCAATTTGCTTTAAGCGTTTGTTTGCCGGCTTGCTTGCCGGCTTTTGTTTGTTGTTGGTGGCCTGTTCCAGTCTGCCTGGATTTTCTAGCCCAGCCTCAGTTTTGGTGGCTCCGCATGAGGCGATTAAAAAACCGCTGCGTATCGGTTTGGCCTTGGGTGGCGGGGCGGCGCGTGGCTTTGCACATGTGGGTGTGATTGAGGTGTTGGAAGAAGCTGGCTTTAAGCCGCAGTTAGTGGTGGGCACCTCAGCCGGCAGCTTGGTGGCGGCGATTTACGCCAGTGGTAAAACCGGCCCGCAACTCAGGCAAACCGCGCTGACCATGGAGGAGGTGGCGATCACTGACTGGATGCTGCCGATTATTGGCCGCGGCATGTTTCGCGGCGATGCGCTGGCGCGCTATGTCAATGAGCTCACCGGAGGCAAAAGCATAGAGAACATGCCCATGGCTTTGGGCATAGTCGCGACCGACCTCAACAGTGGCAAGCCGGTGTTGTTTCAACGCGGTGACACCGGTACGGCGGTGCGCGCGTCTAGCGCTGTGCCAGCGGTTTTTGTACCGGTCAAAATCAACGGCAGAGAGTACGTAGATGGTGGCTTGGTGGCACCAGTGCCTGTGCATTTCGCGCGGCAAATGGGCGCGGATGTGGTGATTGCGGTTGATATCTCCAACCCCCCCGAGACTAATCCTGCCAACGACACGCTTCAAATTTTGCTGCAGACTTTCGCCATCATGGGCAACGTTATCAATCAGTACGAGCTAAAAGATGCCGATATTGTGGTGAAACCTTCACAAGTAGGTCTTAAAAGTGCGGATTTTTCTGCTCGTCAGCGCGCCATTGATGCAGGTCGTTCGGCTATGCTGGCTGCGTTGCCGGCGCTTAGGGCGAGAATTCAGGATTTCTCTGCTTCTTCTCGCTGA
- a CDS encoding phasin family protein — translation MMLTAEQFVASHKSNIEILFGLTNKAFEGIEKLVELNVQATKAALSESSNHAQAIMGVKDAQELFALQAGLVQPLTEKTAAYSRHLYDIAQAANTEMGKSIEDQTAQAQKKIMSLVEDASQNAPAGSETAVAVLKSAVAAASTAFESMQKAVKQAGDMAESNFNSVSDSAVTAVKTASKKR, via the coding sequence ATTATGCTGACTGCTGAACAATTCGTGGCATCCCACAAATCAAACATCGAAATCCTGTTTGGTTTAACTAACAAAGCTTTTGAAGGTATTGAGAAATTAGTCGAACTCAATGTCCAAGCCACCAAAGCTGCATTGTCTGAGTCTTCCAACCACGCACAAGCCATCATGGGCGTGAAAGACGCACAAGAGCTGTTCGCACTGCAAGCTGGCTTAGTTCAGCCCCTGACAGAAAAAACTGCCGCTTACAGCCGTCACCTCTACGACATTGCCCAAGCTGCAAATACTGAAATGGGTAAAAGCATTGAAGATCAAACCGCTCAAGCACAAAAGAAAATCATGAGCTTGGTTGAAGACGCAAGTCAAAACGCACCAGCCGGTTCAGAAACGGCTGTCGCGGTATTGAAAAGTGCAGTCGCTGCAGCCAGCACTGCCTTTGAATCTATGCAAAAAGCGGTCAAGCAAGCCGGTGACATGGCCGAAAGCAATTTCAACAGTGTGTCAGACAGCGCTGTTACAGCGGTTAAAACTGCCTCTAAAAAGCGTTGA
- a CDS encoding type II toxin-antitoxin system RelE/ParE family toxin has protein sequence MSYLTVAELPEFIRTAQKLLTDIERQVIILYLAEHPKMGDLMEGTGGVRKLRWGRGSQGKSGGVRVIYYFYDEALPLYLLTLFAKGEQSNLSKAERNELADLVKILVKTWQRKNHEYPFREP, from the coding sequence ATGTCGTATTTGACTGTCGCTGAATTGCCAGAGTTCATACGCACCGCTCAAAAGTTACTGACTGATATTGAACGCCAAGTCATTATTTTGTACTTGGCAGAGCATCCCAAAATGGGTGATTTGATGGAAGGCACAGGTGGCGTTCGCAAACTCCGTTGGGGACGCGGTAGTCAGGGGAAAAGCGGTGGTGTTCGTGTCATTTATTATTTTTACGACGAGGCGTTGCCCTTGTATTTATTAACTTTATTTGCCAAGGGCGAACAATCCAATCTGAGCAAAGCTGAGCGCAATGAATTGGCTGATTTGGTGAAAATTTTGGTCAAAACGTGGCAAAGGAAAAATCATGAGTACCCCTTTCGAGAGCCTTAA
- a CDS encoding acyl-CoA thioesterase encodes MITSPTLSPIRPQPELRSAFKAFRPIGTRWSDNDVYGHVNNVVYYAWFDTAVNGLLIDSGALDIHNGGVIGLVVESQCQYFSPLAFPEAVVAGIRVASLGRSSVRYEIALFPADASLPCAAKGHFIHVYVDRTNRRPVALPPELKSVLEKLT; translated from the coding sequence ATGATTACTTCCCCCACTTTGTCGCCGATTCGACCGCAGCCTGAGCTGCGCAGTGCATTCAAGGCTTTTCGTCCCATTGGTACGCGTTGGTCTGATAACGATGTCTACGGTCATGTCAACAACGTGGTGTATTACGCTTGGTTTGATACGGCGGTTAATGGTTTATTGATTGACAGTGGCGCTTTAGATATTCATAACGGCGGCGTGATTGGTCTGGTGGTTGAGAGTCAATGCCAGTATTTCTCGCCGCTAGCCTTTCCCGAAGCCGTTGTCGCTGGCATACGTGTGGCCAGCTTGGGGCGCTCTAGCGTGCGCTATGAGATTGCGCTGTTCCCGGCTGATGCCAGTCTGCCTTGCGCCGCCAAAGGCCATTTCATCCATGTTTATGTAGACCGCACCAACCGCCGCCCGGTGGCTTTGCCGCCTGAATTGAAATCTGTCTTGGAGAAACTGACATGA
- a CDS encoding helix-turn-helix domain-containing protein — protein sequence MSTPFESLKRSLLQAIDHADGRAPQTHIHRPRPVDVKALRAKVDMTQEQFAACFGFSTATLRHWERGDRVPRGPALVLLNVIDHNPSAVIKALTA from the coding sequence ATGAGTACCCCTTTCGAGAGCCTTAAACGTAGCCTGTTGCAGGCTATTGATCATGCTGATGGTCGTGCACCTCAGACGCATATTCATCGTCCCCGGCCAGTGGACGTGAAAGCCTTGCGCGCTAAGGTTGATATGACGCAAGAGCAGTTTGCGGCCTGTTTTGGATTCTCCACTGCTACGCTGCGGCATTGGGAGCGTGGCGACCGTGTGCCGCGTGGGCCGGCGTTGGTGCTGCTAAACGTGATTGATCACAACCCGAGTGCGGTCATAAAAGCACTTACTGCTTGA